In Helicobacter sp. 11S03491-1, a single window of DNA contains:
- the murC gene encoding UDP-N-acetylmuramate--L-alanine ligase — translation MTLKKNFNNLKIHFIGIGGIGISGLAKYLKAQGAEITGSDIAEGSATKYLRSMGVPITIPHSQDALKDQDLVIHSAIIKPDNIEILQAAKKGIPVLSRKEALEFILGNKRVFSICGAHGKSTTSAMLSAIFPHFGAIIGADTKEYGSNVREIESQNIVFEADESDKSFLNSNPYCAIVTNAEPEHMESYNYDLDIFYDAYKQFLSSACKCCINIEDPFLATLNLEAIKLSPSEDIKNISYILRDDEPYTQFELRDLGAFEVWGFGEHTALNASLAILAASPELSIQTIRDNLKNFKGIKKRFDILQKGRLTLIDDYAHHPTEIKATLDAVKIYSNLKGQNKIIVIWQPHKYSRLLDNLEGFQKCFEQNCDELIILPVWKAGEKEVLIDMKKLFNQYRPIFVDKIHKQGNQIALLSQNKIIKTIEEGIAVGLGAGDITYQLRGEK, via the coding sequence ATGACTCTTAAAAAAAACTTTAATAATTTAAAAATTCATTTTATCGGTATTGGGGGTATTGGCATTTCAGGACTTGCCAAATACCTTAAAGCCCAAGGAGCAGAAATTACAGGTTCTGATATAGCTGAAGGAAGTGCAACAAAGTATCTTCGATCTATGGGTGTTCCCATTACAATTCCCCACAGTCAAGATGCTCTCAAAGATCAAGACCTTGTGATTCATTCTGCTATTATTAAACCGGATAATATTGAAATACTTCAAGCTGCCAAAAAAGGAATCCCTGTTTTATCCAGAAAAGAGGCATTAGAATTTATTTTGGGCAATAAACGAGTATTTAGCATTTGTGGAGCTCATGGCAAAAGCACAACAAGCGCAATGCTTAGTGCTATATTCCCTCATTTTGGAGCTATTATTGGAGCAGACACTAAAGAATATGGTTCTAATGTCAGAGAAATAGAAAGTCAAAACATTGTCTTTGAGGCAGATGAATCTGACAAGAGTTTTTTAAATTCCAATCCTTATTGCGCTATCGTAACCAATGCCGAACCCGAACATATGGAAAGCTATAACTATGATTTAGATATTTTTTATGATGCTTATAAGCAATTTTTATCCTCTGCTTGTAAATGCTGCATCAATATTGAAGATCCATTTTTGGCTACCCTTAATTTAGAAGCTATCAAGCTTTCTCCCTCTGAAGATATTAAAAATATTTCTTATATTCTTAGAGATGATGAGCCTTATACACAATTTGAACTTAGAGATTTAGGTGCATTTGAAGTTTGGGGATTTGGAGAACATACTGCCCTAAATGCCTCTTTAGCTATTTTAGCTGCAAGCCCGGAACTCTCTATTCAAACTATTAGAGATAATCTAAAAAACTTTAAGGGTATTAAAAAGCGTTTTGATATCCTTCAAAAAGGTAGATTAACTTTGATTGATGATTATGCCCATCACCCCACTGAAATCAAAGCCACACTTGATGCAGTAAAAATTTATTCTAATCTAAAAGGACAAAACAAAATTATTGTTATTTGGCAGCCACATAAATATTCAAGACTTTTAGATAATTTAGAAGGTTTTCAAAAGTGTTTTGAACAAAACTGCGATGAACTTATTATTCTTCCGGTTTGGAAAGCAGGTGAAAAAGAAGTCTTGATAGACATGAAAAAACTCTTCAATCAATACCGTCCTATTTTTGTCGATAAAATTCACAAACAAGGCAATCAAATCGCACTTTTATCCCAAAATAAAATCATTAAAACTATTGAGGAGGGTATTGCAGTAGGACTTGGAGCAGGAGATATTACCTATCAATTAAGGGGGGAAAAATAA
- a CDS encoding succinyldiaminopimelate transaminase, producing MNFQPYPFERLKDLLHSIAPKKKGVSLTIGEPQFQTPDFIQKQLKDSAGELRFYPKTSGEDYLKKAQLDFVKKRFKITLKPSELIPTFGTREVLFNLPQFLLFDLPHPIMAYPNPFYQIYEGAAICSRAKTIYMNLEKHNAFKPILTQEQKKQVNLVILNSPNNPTGSTLTLDELKMWVQWALEYDFILINDECYSEIYQSSPPAGILEASYAIGNTSFKNILSINSISKRSCAPGLRSGFVSGDEVILKDYQKYRTYTGCAIPNPLQRAGAKAWQDTQESEKIRQKYAKNLQIAQTIFPNATIYPYSFYLWLEVGDDIDFTQKLYEEEGILVLPGSFLGRNHIGKNYVRIALVYEEDILRQTLEILCKFLYSYLKKGI from the coding sequence GTGAATTTCCAACCCTACCCATTTGAAAGACTAAAAGATTTACTCCATTCTATCGCGCCCAAAAAAAAAGGAGTCTCCCTCACCATTGGAGAACCTCAATTTCAAACTCCTGATTTTATTCAAAAACAACTTAAAGATTCTGCCGGTGAGTTGCGTTTTTATCCCAAAACCTCAGGGGAAGATTATCTCAAAAAAGCCCAATTAGATTTTGTAAAAAAAAGATTTAAAATTACTCTCAAACCTTCTGAGCTTATCCCAACTTTTGGAACAAGAGAGGTGCTTTTTAATTTGCCCCAATTTTTACTTTTTGATTTACCTCATCCCATCATGGCTTACCCCAACCCCTTTTACCAAATTTATGAAGGGGCGGCTATTTGTTCAAGAGCCAAAACAATTTATATGAATCTGGAAAAACACAACGCTTTCAAACCAATCCTCACACAAGAACAAAAAAAACAAGTCAATCTGGTGATCCTCAACTCACCCAACAACCCTACAGGCTCTACACTCACTTTAGATGAGCTTAAGATGTGGGTACAATGGGCTTTAGAATATGATTTTATTTTGATTAACGATGAATGTTATAGCGAAATTTACCAATCTTCACCCCCTGCAGGGATTCTAGAGGCTTCTTATGCTATCGGGAATACAAGTTTCAAAAACATCCTCTCTATTAATTCTATTTCAAAACGCTCTTGCGCTCCCGGGTTGCGAAGTGGTTTTGTAAGTGGAGATGAAGTGATTTTGAAAGATTATCAAAAATATCGTACCTATACAGGCTGCGCAATCCCAAATCCTCTTCAAAGAGCTGGAGCAAAGGCTTGGCAAGACACACAAGAGAGTGAAAAAATTCGCCAAAAATATGCCAAAAATCTTCAAATTGCCCAAACAATATTTCCAAATGCAACCATCTATCCCTATAGCTTTTATTTATGGCTTGAAGTTGGGGATGATATTGATTTTACACAAAAACTTTATGAAGAAGAAGGGATTTTGGTGCTTCCGGGATCGTTTCTGGGTAGAAATCATATAGGTAAAAATTATGTGCGTATTGCCCTTGTTTATGAAGAAGATATTCTTAGACAAACCTTAGAAATCCTTTGTAAATTTTTGTATTCTTATCTCAAAAAAGGTATTTAA
- a CDS encoding M48 family metallopeptidase, with product MVYMLYLLGFIFIVFYTFPSIVLSCLQFKHINSHINKNPIILSPKDWQEAGEYSLAKLRVSIIQNIIEAVVFVLWIGIGLFGLENFLKEWDIFENVYFLTYVLIFLIIGAIISIPMSFYVTMKLDKKYGFAKGTLSLFIKDTLKEFAMLIIIAGIVVFLLIEIIENFYYWWVYSFLLVFMLAILANVLYPILIAPIFNKFTSLNDDNLREQIEYMMKKVGFRASGIFVMDASRRDGRLNAYFGGLGKSKRVVLFDTLLQKVSQEGLLAILGHELGHFKHKDILKNIVIMGIVLFILFFIAGNLPQELFNSIGIEYNPATMIVFLLLISPVVSFWAMPIIGYFSRKAEYGADEYGAELTNKRALAEALIRLVNENKAFPCSHPLYIFFYYTHPPLLERLRALDYQGGGVD from the coding sequence ATGGTGTATATGCTCTATTTGTTAGGATTTATCTTTATTGTTTTTTATACATTCCCTAGCATTGTTTTGTCTTGCCTTCAATTCAAGCATATCAATTCTCATATCAATAAAAATCCCATTATCTTATCTCCAAAGGACTGGCAGGAGGCAGGAGAGTATTCTTTGGCGAAGCTTAGAGTTTCTATTATTCAAAACATTATTGAAGCAGTTGTTTTTGTTTTGTGGATTGGAATTGGACTTTTTGGGCTTGAGAATTTTCTTAAAGAGTGGGATATTTTTGAAAATGTATATTTTTTAACATATGTTTTGATTTTCCTAATTATTGGGGCAATTATTTCTATTCCAATGAGTTTTTATGTAACTATGAAATTAGATAAAAAATATGGTTTTGCTAAAGGCACTTTGAGTTTGTTTATAAAAGATACATTAAAAGAATTTGCAATGCTTATAATCATAGCCGGTATTGTGGTATTTTTATTGATTGAAATTATAGAAAATTTTTATTATTGGTGGGTGTATAGTTTTTTATTGGTTTTCATGCTGGCCATTTTAGCAAATGTGCTTTATCCTATTTTGATTGCCCCTATTTTTAATAAATTCACATCCTTAAATGATGATAATTTACGCGAACAAATAGAATATATGATGAAAAAGGTGGGGTTTAGGGCAAGTGGAATTTTTGTAATGGATGCCAGTAGGCGTGATGGTAGGCTAAATGCTTATTTTGGAGGTTTGGGAAAATCTAAGCGGGTAGTTTTATTTGATACTCTTTTGCAAAAAGTCAGCCAAGAAGGGTTATTGGCAATTTTAGGACATGAACTGGGGCATTTTAAGCATAAAGATATTTTGAAAAATATTGTTATTATGGGGATTGTTTTATTTATTTTATTTTTTATTGCAGGGAATTTACCTCAAGAATTATTTAATTCAATAGGCATAGAATATAACCCCGCGACAATGATTGTTTTTTTACTTTTAATCTCTCCTGTAGTATCTTTTTGGGCAATGCCTATTATTGGGTATTTTAGCAGAAAAGCAGAATATGGCGCTGATGAATATGGCGCTGAGCTTACAAATAAACGTGCTTTGGCAGAGGCGCTAATACGACTTGTTAATGAAAACAAAGCTTTTCCCTGCTCACACCCGCTTTATATATTTTTTTATTATACTCATCCGCCTTTACTTGAGAGACTGAGGGCGCTAGATTATCAGGGAGGAGGGGTAGATTGA
- the prmC gene encoding peptide chain release factor N(5)-glutamine methyltransferase: MNIFQALGYAKREFLNCSYNENVRIGLEAELLLGFVMDCTREWLHTWGEREVDECELREFMGCVCRRIRGEPIEYIIQSASFYGEKFYVDQRVLIPRPETEILVQKVQNLMANYSIRTLAEIGVGSGIISITLALKNLDILITATDISNLAIEVAQTNIEQFSTRKNTLEERINLVCTNLLDGIEGDFDLLVSNPPYIAQDYPLEKNVLYEPKIALFGGICGDEILKNIIKLGAKKRIKFLACEMGYDQKETFDHYLQDHGYDGEFYKDLSGLDRGFVAILRD, encoded by the coding sequence TTGAATATTTTTCAAGCCCTTGGTTATGCCAAAAGAGAATTTTTAAATTGTAGTTATAACGAAAATGTTCGCATAGGACTTGAAGCAGAATTGCTTTTGGGGTTTGTGATGGATTGCACAAGGGAGTGGTTGCACACTTGGGGAGAACGTGAAGTTGATGAGTGTGAATTAAGAGAATTTATGGGTTGCGTATGTCGCAGAATCAGAGGAGAGCCTATTGAATATATTATTCAAAGCGCAAGTTTTTATGGTGAAAAATTTTATGTAGATCAAAGAGTTTTGATCCCCAGACCTGAAACTGAAATATTAGTGCAAAAGGTCCAAAATTTAATGGCAAATTATTCCATTAGAACTCTTGCTGAAATTGGCGTGGGGAGCGGTATTATTTCTATTACATTGGCATTAAAAAATTTAGATATTTTAATCACAGCAACAGATATTTCTAATCTGGCTATTGAAGTTGCTCAGACTAATATTGAACAATTCAGTACCCGTAAAAATACCCTTGAAGAACGCATAAATCTTGTGTGTACAAACTTGCTTGATGGTATAGAAGGAGATTTTGATCTCTTGGTATCTAATCCCCCTTATATCGCCCAAGATTATCCTTTAGAAAAAAATGTGCTTTATGAACCTAAAATAGCTTTATTTGGGGGTATTTGCGGTGATGAAATTCTAAAGAATATCATCAAACTTGGAGCCAAAAAAAGAATCAAATTTTTAGCTTGTGAAATGGGATATGATCAAAAAGAAACTTTTGATCATTATCTGCAAGATCATGGTTATGATGGGGAATTTTATAAAGATTTGAGTGGTTTAGATAGAGGATTTGTTGCTATTTTGAGGGACTAG